The following coding sequences lie in one Xanthomonas hortorum pv. pelargonii genomic window:
- a CDS encoding FAD-binding oxidoreductase — protein sequence MTDVLPTALAELLAARLGPDGWLTGDDARRRYGEDDSHRWALPAAVALPRDTDEVVTIVQACRAHGVPIVARGAGTGTTGAAVPFSGGVVVSMARMNRILALRPADRCAIVQPGLLNGDLQQALQPHGLFWPPDPSSADICSVGGNLATNAGGPRAVKYGATRDNVLGLVAVTGTGEVIRCGGAYTKNSTGYDLTHLLVGSEGTLAIIVEATLKLTPRAIAQAGLRALYRDAATAAAAVSRIMAQPTTPTMLEFMDASAIALLRRNGSDVPEAGAMLLIEADGDHDTLPYALQALHDAANGEGVLSLDIAADGSARDKLWAARRALSPALRTIKPGKINEDVVVPVSRIPELVAGVEALAAEFALPIVAFGHAGNGNLHVNIMYDPADADEDARAHAALPRLFALVLALEGTLSGEHGIGVAKRDFMTQAFSAPTLAAMRAIKAALDPDGILNPGKVLPPVE from the coding sequence ATGACCGATGTGCTTCCCACCGCGCTGGCCGAACTGCTGGCAGCACGACTTGGACCCGATGGCTGGTTGACCGGCGACGATGCGCGGCGTCGTTATGGCGAAGACGATTCGCACCGCTGGGCATTGCCCGCCGCGGTCGCCTTGCCGCGCGATACCGATGAGGTGGTGACGATCGTGCAGGCCTGCCGCGCGCATGGCGTGCCGATCGTGGCGCGTGGCGCGGGCACCGGCACCACCGGTGCCGCAGTGCCGTTTTCCGGCGGCGTGGTGGTGTCGATGGCGCGCATGAACCGCATCCTTGCGCTGCGTCCGGCGGATCGCTGCGCCATCGTGCAACCGGGCCTGCTCAATGGCGACTTGCAACAGGCATTGCAGCCGCACGGCTTGTTCTGGCCACCGGATCCGTCCAGTGCGGACATCTGCAGTGTCGGCGGTAATCTCGCCACCAATGCCGGCGGCCCGCGCGCAGTGAAATACGGCGCCACCCGCGACAACGTGCTCGGCCTGGTGGCAGTGACCGGCACCGGCGAGGTGATCCGCTGCGGCGGTGCGTATACCAAGAATTCCACCGGCTACGACCTCACGCATTTGCTGGTCGGCAGCGAAGGCACCTTGGCGATCATCGTCGAAGCGACGTTGAAGCTGACGCCGCGCGCAATCGCACAAGCCGGTTTGCGCGCGCTGTATCGCGATGCGGCCACCGCTGCAGCCGCGGTGTCGCGCATCATGGCGCAACCGACCACGCCGACGATGCTGGAATTCATGGATGCCAGCGCAATCGCACTGCTGCGCCGCAACGGCAGCGATGTGCCCGAGGCAGGCGCGATGTTGTTGATCGAAGCCGATGGCGATCACGACACCTTGCCTTATGCATTGCAGGCGTTGCACGACGCCGCCAATGGCGAGGGCGTGTTGAGCCTGGACATTGCCGCCGATGGCAGCGCGCGCGACAAGTTGTGGGCGGCGCGCCGCGCGCTGTCGCCGGCATTGCGCACGATCAAGCCCGGCAAGATCAACGAAGACGTGGTAGTGCCGGTGTCGCGCATTCCCGAACTGGTGGCCGGTGTGGAAGCACTCGCTGCGGAATTCGCATTGCCCATCGTCGCCTTCGGCCATGCGGGCAACGGCAACCTGCACGTCAACATCATGTACGACCCGGCCGATGCCGATGAAGACGCACGCGCACACGCCGCATTGCCGCGCCTGTTCGCACTGGTGCTGGCGCTGGAAGGCACGCTTTCCGGCGAGCACGGCATCGGCGTGGCCAAGCGCGATTTCATGACACAGGCTTTCAGTGCACCGACGCTGGCGGCAATGCGTGCGATCAAGGCCGCGCTGGATCCGGACGGGATTCTCAACCCAGGCAAGGTGTTGCCACCCGTTGAGTGA
- a CDS encoding YraN family protein, whose translation MPAARQQRGAAVEALARALLEQAGLRLVVANANYRGGELDLVMRDGQALVFVEVRYRRDNRFGGGAASVDRRKRRKLVLAAQVFLAYHPALASLPCRFDVVEASGEPPVLNWIRDAFRADDC comes from the coding sequence ATGCCGGCAGCGCGTCAGCAACGTGGTGCGGCGGTAGAAGCGTTGGCACGCGCGCTGCTGGAGCAGGCCGGTCTGCGGCTGGTCGTGGCCAATGCCAACTACCGCGGCGGCGAACTCGATCTGGTGATGCGCGACGGGCAAGCGCTGGTGTTTGTGGAAGTGCGTTATCGGCGCGACAACCGCTTCGGCGGCGGCGCTGCATCGGTGGACCGGCGCAAGCGCCGCAAACTGGTGCTGGCCGCGCAAGTGTTCCTTGCCTATCACCCGGCACTGGCGAGCTTGCCGTGCCGCTTCGATGTGGTCGAAGCCAGCGGCGAGCCGCCGGTGTTGAACTGGATCCGCGACGCCTTCCGCGCCGACGACTGCTGA
- a CDS encoding metal-dependent hydrolase, with protein sequence MPTILTHAAVPLALWCASERGRLSPRLLGAGIVAAMLPDADVVAFALHIPYADAFGHRGASHSLVFAAVIALLGGIAHRVLRADALQAAAFLFVCTASHPVLDAMTSGGLGVALTWPWSDARWFAPWRPIRVSPFANGFFNARGLATLFSELRWVWLPLTVAVLGWKCIQRAAPQDHPS encoded by the coding sequence ATGCCCACCATCCTCACCCACGCCGCGGTGCCGCTGGCGCTCTGGTGCGCCAGCGAACGCGGCCGCCTCTCGCCACGTTTGCTCGGTGCCGGCATCGTTGCGGCGATGTTGCCGGATGCCGATGTGGTGGCGTTCGCGCTGCACATTCCCTATGCCGATGCGTTCGGTCACCGTGGTGCCAGCCACTCGTTGGTGTTCGCCGCGGTGATTGCATTACTCGGTGGCATTGCGCATCGCGTGTTGCGTGCGGATGCGCTGCAGGCCGCAGCGTTCTTGTTTGTCTGCACCGCATCGCATCCTGTATTGGATGCGATGACGTCCGGCGGCCTCGGCGTTGCGTTGACCTGGCCGTGGAGCGATGCGCGCTGGTTCGCGCCGTGGCGGCCGATTCGCGTGTCGCCATTCGCCAACGGTTTCTTCAATGCGCGCGGCCTTGCCACGCTGTTCTCCGAGCTGCGCTGGGTCTGGCTGCCGCTCACCGTCGCAGTGCTGGGGTGGAAATGCATCCAGCGCGCGGCACCACAGGATCACCCGTCATGA
- a CDS encoding penicillin-binding protein activator → MNKRVARISALSLLVMLAAGCATSSVTQPASPAQSAALALLDQGKPREAAQQLEAEAASASGAQRSRLLAASAFGWHDAGDDARARTLLAQVTPRHLSGEDRARFELLTGELAVIDKQAAQALQALGDSPQGLPQPLQTRWLLARAAALEGTGDLFGAAADRARADASLTGTARSENQRAIVRLLAALDDATLKGRTAALPAGDPLYNFAGRAMISRGLALPRAFERDAQWGFDTSKRPPAERDGYRPPIKLGVLLPLSGNLATASAPVRDGLLAGYYAETRRRPELRFFDTAGTAAGANAAYDKAVSAGVDYVVGPLGRDEVSAVFARGQLAVPVLALNRPTDNKAPPSGSAGFSLAPEDDGIMAAEYLLSRERRKVLIVGTSDDNGKRTIKAFRDRFTERGGTVAGSISVAEVPGDIGAQLRNYGTADAVFLAVRGNTARALAPQLALSGFAGKSRVGTSQLVAGTGKVEDDLALDGIIYPSETWTALGVSGLPASTQVASTLPSARGPGARLFAFGYDAWKISAYLEKLATGADGGLRGATGTLHLDGFGNVLRTPAWSTFNGGRPVPIADGR, encoded by the coding sequence ATGAACAAGCGTGTTGCAAGGATCTCCGCCCTGTCGCTGCTGGTCATGCTGGCCGCCGGTTGCGCCACCAGCAGCGTGACGCAGCCTGCGTCGCCGGCCCAGAGCGCGGCGCTGGCGTTACTGGACCAGGGCAAGCCGCGCGAGGCGGCGCAGCAACTGGAAGCCGAGGCGGCCAGCGCCAGCGGTGCGCAGCGCAGCCGCCTGCTGGCCGCATCTGCATTCGGCTGGCACGACGCCGGCGATGACGCACGTGCGCGCACGCTGCTGGCGCAGGTGACCCCGCGCCATCTCAGCGGCGAAGACCGCGCCCGCTTCGAGCTATTGACCGGCGAGCTGGCGGTGATCGACAAGCAGGCCGCGCAAGCGCTGCAGGCGCTGGGCGACAGCCCGCAAGGCCTGCCGCAGCCGTTGCAGACCCGCTGGCTGCTGGCACGCGCCGCCGCATTGGAAGGCACCGGCGACCTGTTCGGTGCCGCCGCCGACCGCGCACGCGCCGATGCCAGCCTGACCGGCACCGCGCGCAGCGAAAACCAGCGCGCAATCGTGCGCCTGCTCGCCGCGCTCGACGACGCCACGCTCAAAGGCCGCACCGCCGCACTGCCGGCCGGCGACCCGCTGTACAACTTCGCCGGCCGCGCCATGATCAGCCGCGGCTTGGCGCTGCCGCGTGCGTTCGAGCGCGATGCGCAGTGGGGCTTCGACACCAGCAAGCGCCCGCCGGCCGAGCGAGATGGCTATCGCCCGCCGATCAAGCTGGGCGTGCTGCTGCCGCTAAGCGGCAATCTGGCCACCGCCTCGGCGCCGGTGCGCGACGGTCTGCTGGCAGGCTACTACGCCGAAACCCGCCGCCGCCCGGAACTGCGCTTCTTCGATACCGCCGGCACCGCCGCCGGAGCCAATGCCGCCTACGACAAGGCCGTGAGCGCCGGTGTGGACTACGTGGTCGGCCCGTTGGGGCGCGACGAAGTCAGCGCGGTGTTTGCACGCGGCCAACTGGCGGTGCCGGTGCTGGCACTCAACCGCCCCACCGACAACAAGGCACCGCCCAGCGGCAGCGCCGGCTTCTCGCTGGCGCCGGAAGACGACGGCATCATGGCCGCCGAATATCTGCTCTCGCGCGAGCGCCGCAAGGTGCTGATCGTCGGCACCAGCGACGACAACGGCAAGCGCACCATCAAGGCCTTCCGCGACCGCTTTACCGAACGCGGCGGCACCGTCGCCGGCAGCATCAGCGTGGCCGAAGTACCGGGCGATATCGGCGCGCAGCTACGCAATTACGGCACTGCCGATGCGGTATTTCTGGCAGTGCGCGGCAATACGGCGCGGGCGCTGGCGCCGCAGTTGGCGTTGAGCGGCTTCGCCGGCAAATCGCGCGTGGGTACCTCGCAGTTGGTGGCCGGCACCGGCAAGGTCGAAGACGATTTGGCGCTGGACGGCATCATCTACCCGAGCGAAACCTGGACCGCCCTGGGCGTGTCCGGCCTGCCGGCCTCCACCCAGGTGGCCAGCACGCTGCCCAGCGCACGCGGGCCGGGCGCACGCCTGTTCGCATTCGGCTACGACGCCTGGAAGATCAGCGCGTATCTGGAAAAGCTGGCCACCGGCGCCGACGGCGGCCTGCGCGGCGCCACCGGCACCTTGCATCTGGATGGCTTCGGCAACGTGTTGCGTACACCGGCGTGGTCCACCTTCAACGGTGGCCGCCCGGTGCCGATCGCCGACGGCCGCTGA